Within the Pseudomonas sp. SL4(2022) genome, the region AGCATTCTGAGGCGTGTTTCAACACAGCATCACCGAGCGCAGTAGCTTGAAGACAGATTTCAAATTACGTCGCGCAGGCGATACCAGGCCTTGCCCACGGCTTCGATCGGCGCGGCCAGTAAATCACCGCCGGGGAAACGCGGGTTGCTCAGGCCCTGGTACAGCTCAAGCAGGTCGGCGTCACCGAGGATCGCGTCGCTGACCGCACGGGCGGCGGCCAGGGTCGGCAGGATGCCGTGGCCGGAGAAGCCCTGCAGCCAGTACTTCTGCCCACTGCGGCCGACGTCCGGGGTGCGGTGCATCGTGCAGTCGATATGCCCGCCCCAGCCGTAGTCGATCTGCACGCCGCGCAGTTGCGGGAACACCCGCTCCAGATACGGCCGGGTGGCCGCTGGTACGTCTTTGGGGATGCCGCCCAAGTAGGTGCAGCCGCCGCCGAACAGCAGGCGGTTGTCCGGGGTGACGCGGAAATAGTCGGGGACGAACTGGTTGTCGATGGCGCAGGTGCCGCGCGGGAACAGCGAACGTGCCAGCTCCGGGTCCAGCGGCGCGGTGGCGACCTGGTAGGAGCCCACCGGCAGCAGGCGCTTCGACAGCTGTGGATCGAGCTTGTCGATGTAGGCGTTGCAGGCCAGTACCAGCACATTGCTGCGCACCTCGCCGTGTTCGCTGCGCGCTACATAACCGTCCGCAGTTTCTTGATAACTCAGTGCCTTGCTCTGCTCGAAGATCTTGCCGCCCGCTTTCTCGATGGCATCGGCCAGGCCCTGGGCCAGTTTCAGCGGGTTGAGGTGGGCCGCGCCGCTGTCGTGCACGGCGGCCAAGTAACGCGGACTGGCAATCCACTGCGGCAATTCGTTTTTCGGGATAAAACTGAGCTGGTTATAGCCGTATTTGTGTTCGGCTTCTTCGATGCTGTCCTGCAGTTGGCGCACGCGACGCGGCAGCACGGCGGTGTAGATGGCGCCGGTGCGGTAATCAATATCGAACTGATGCCGCTCGGGCAGCTCGCGCATTTCTTCGGCTGCCCAGACCATGCTGTCCCACAGGCGACGGGCGCGCTCCAGGCCTAATGCCTTCTCAAACGGCGGCATATCGCAGGACCAGCCCGGCAGCGCCTGACCACCGTTGCGCCCGGAGGCCGCCCAGGCCAGGCGACTGGCCTCCAGCAGTACCACCTTCTTGCCCGCCAAAGCCAGGCGCAGCGCGCTGTGCAGCCCGCTGAAACCACCGCCGATAATCAGCACATCGCATTGCAACGCTTCCTGCAGGCGCGGGCGCAGCGGGATGGCGCCGGGGTAGGTGCCGGCGTAGTAGGTGCCGATGTGCTGGGCGGATTGTTTGAACATGGTGCGCCTCATGAAATTCTATTTAAATAATTTCATGAAAATCTACGCCATAAATTTCATAAAACCAAGTGCAAAGACGTTTGGCCTAGTTGAGATCGATGGCTAAACGCAGACGATCTTTATGCTGCAAACCTTGTTCGAATAGCGGTTCGGGATAGTGGCGAAGAAAGTAATCCGGCTCGACGGCATACACCCGAAGCCCGGCGCGCTGGTAGAAGGTCAGTTGGTGGCCAAAGCTGCCGGTGGCGACTTCCAGGCGCATTGCGCCCAGTTGCCGGGCGCTGTGCAGGGCGTGCTGCAGCAGTTGCGTGCCGATGCCCTGGGCCTGGCAGTTAGGGTCGACGGCGATATTCATCAGCTCCAGGATTCCAGGGCCGCGCGCCTGTAGCACATAGAGACCGACGACCAGGTCATCAAGCTCGGCGAGGTAGCAGTGACCGTCCGCCAGGTAGGCTTGCACATACGGTAGATGCGGATCGGCTTCCAGCAGCAGGGCCGTCGGCAGCTGCGCGGCATTACAGGCGCGAATAGTTAGGTTCATGGCCAGCTTCAGCGCACCTGATTGCGCCCGTTGTGCTTGGCCGCGTACAGCGCGCGGTCTGCTTTATCCAGCAGATCATCGGCACCTGTTGGTGCATCTTCGGTGGAGGAAATGCCGGCGCTCAGGGTGACCGAGAACTGCAGGCCATTGGCGATAAAGTGCAGTTCGGCAAAGCGCTGGCGGATTTCATCGAGAATGCGCCGCGCCTGGTCAGACGGGCAGTCCGGCAGCACCACAAGGAATTCTTCACCGCCGTAGCGGCCAAGGCTGTCGATGCGCCGCAGGCGCTGGCGCAGCAGGTTGGCCAGGGCACGGATGACGTTGTCGCCAGCGGCATGGCCGTAGCTGTCGTTGACCTTTTTGAAGAAGTCGATATCCAGCATGGCTACGCTGGCCGGTTTACCGCTGCGCTGCGCACGCTCAAGCTCGACTGCCGCCTGTTCTTTGATATCGGCGTGTTTGAGCAGGCCGGTGAGGCTGTCGCGCGACAGCGCGTTGCTCAGCAGGCGCGCGCGCTGGGCGCGGGAAAACACGGCCGCCACCAGGGCGTTGTCGGAAATCGGTTTGGTGACGAAGTCATCGCCCGCCTTGATCAGGGCATTCATCTGTCGGTTGATGTCGGTTTCGGCCGAGAGGTAAACGATCGGTACACGCAGCCAGTCGTCGTTCATGCGGATGATCTGCGCCAGCTCCGGGCCGGTGCAGCCGGGCATGCTGACATCGAGCAGCACCACTTCGGGGTTGAAGCTGCGCATGCGGGAAAAGATCTCTGCCGGTTCGTGGAGCATTTCCACCAGCATGTTGGCACCGCGCAGGATCAGGCTGAAGCGGCTGGCCAGTTCGCGGTCGTCGTCAATGATCAAAACCCGGTAAGGCGCGCCTTGTTGCTGGGCAAAGCAGCGTTCCAGACGGTTTTCCAGTTGCGGGATGTCCACCGGCTTGGTGAAGAAGCCCAGGGCGCCGACACGCACGGCTTGTAGGTGGGTGGCAAAGTCGTCCTGAGTGGTAATCACCAGCAGCGGCAGCGGTTCATCCAGGCGCTGTTGCAGGTTGGCGGCATACTCCAGGCCGGTGAGGGCTTCGTCAGGCAGGTTGACGTCGACGATCAGCGCGTCCGGCAACTGCTTTTGCAGGGCCGCGTCGAGCTCGGCGATGCGGGTGAAGTGTTCGGCCTGGTAACCAAAGTTATTCAGTGTCAGGCGCATGCTTTCGCCAATCGCACGCTGATCTTCGAGGATATAGATGCGCCGCGCGCTGCTGTTGACGCGTGGCGTCTTGAAGGGCTGCGGGGCCTGCTCCTGTTGACGTTCGGCCTGGAACTGCTGGCTGGCCAGCTGTTGCAGGCTGCGGCTGAAGTCCTGCAGGCTCTGTTGTTCCTGCTGCAGGGTTTCCAGCCACTGATCGGCTTCCTGTTCCAGCTCACGGGCGCGCTGGCCGAGGCTGCTGAAGCCGAACGTGCCGGCGGCGCCGGCGAGCTTGTGCAACTGATCGCGCAGGGTTTGCAGGTGCTGTTGTTGCTCCAGCGGATCGGCGCTGTGCAGCAGGCCCTCGGCATTGCGGCCGAGGGCTGGCAGCTCCTCGTGCAAGCGCTGGGCGAAGGCATTGCTGAGCTGCTGCAGGCGTTGCTGCAGTTCATCGGCGGGGGGGGGCCATTACTCATGAGCCTGGCTCCAGATTTGCCGCACCTGGGCGGCCAGTTGCATCGGGTCGAAGGGCTTGATGATCACATCACGGGCGCCGAGGCTGCGGTAGAGGGCTATTTCCGCCGGCTGTACCTTGGCGGTCATGAATGCCACCGGCACCTGGTTGATGTCGATGAGTTGGGCGATTCGTGCCAGGGTTTGCGGCCCGTCCATGTCCGGCATCATCACATCCAGCAGGATAAAGTCCGGGGCAAAGTCTTGCAGTTGATCCAGTGCATCCTGGCCATTGGCACAGCTGAGCACTTGGAAGCCGCCAACGGCCTCCAGCGCCAGTTTGGCCACCGCCTGGATTGAAGGGTCGTCTTCCACATGCAGGATGCGCTGTAGTTCAGGCATATCAGGTGTTCTCGGCGCTGGAGAGCGACTCAGGTGTCGGTTCTGCAGCCAGATTAGTCAGTTCAAACCAGAAAGTCGCGCCCTGTCCGGGCGGCGAGTCGAAACCAATGCGGCCGTCCATGCGCTCGATGATTTCCTTGCTGATGGCCAGGCCCAGGCCTGTGCCGCCTTTCTGTCGGGTATCGGTGGCATCCGCTTGGGAAAACTTGCTGAAAATCCGCGATTGGAAATTTTCCGGCACGCCCGGGCCATGGTCGCTGACGCTGACCCTGACCTGCTGACCCTGATGGGTCACCTGTACGTCAACCGTCTGCCCGGCAGGAGAGAATTTCGCTGCGTTGGACAGCAGGTTGGCCAGCACTTGTGCCAGGCGCAGGCGGTCAACCTGCACCACGGCTGGGGTGGCTTCGGTTTGCAATTTCAGTTGTACGCGGAAGTGCTCGGCATACGGCTGATTCTCTTCGATGGCCTGTTCCAGTAGCGGCTGTAGAGGCTCGGGCCGCAGTTCGAAGAACATCTTGCCCGCGACCAGTTTTTCCATGTCCAGCAGGTCATTGATCAGCAGGTTGAGGCGTTGGCTGTTGTCCTGGGCGATTTGCAGCATTTGCTGCATGCCGGCGGGCACGGCACCGAGGGCGCCGCCGTTGACCAGACCGAGGGAGCCGGCGATGGCGGTCAATGGTGTACGCAGTTCATGGCTGACGGTGGAGACGAACTCGTTTTTCATCCGTTCGATGCGTTTACGCTCCTCGATATCACGGATCACCGCAATAAAACGCCGTTCGCCCTGGTGGCTGATCTGTGAGATGGCCAGCTCGATGGTGAAGGTTTCGCCGTTGCTGCGCAGGGCCGTCAGTTCGATTTCCTTACCGAGCATCTGCTGGATACCGGTTTTCAGGAAATGACTGAGGTAGCGGGCGCGCATCGAACGTTGCGGCTCGGGCAGCAACAGGGTGGCACGGTGCCCGGAAACCTCCAGGTGGCTATAGCCGAAAATACGTTCGGCAGCGTGGTTGAAGGTTTCGATATAGCCCTGCTGGTCGATGGTGATGATCGCATCGAGTACGTTGTCGAGCAGGGCTCGCAGGTAATCCTCACGTTCACGAATGGCCATTTCTGTGGCGATGCGTTCGTTGAAGTCCTGGATTTGCACCACAAAGTGCACCGGTTGGTCGTTGCTGTCGCGCACCAGAGAGACGCTGAGCAGCACCCAGATGATCCGCCCCTGGCTGTCCAGGTAGCGTTTCTCCATCTGGTAGGTGTTGACCTCGCCTGCCAGCAGTTCTTCGACATGCTGCAGGTCGGCGTCCAGGTCGTCAGGGTGGGTGATTTGCTGAAAGCTGGTTCGCTGCAATTGCTCGCGGCTATAGCCGAGCATGCTGCAGAGCACTTCGTTGACTTCCAGCCACTGGCCTTGCAGGGACACCAATGCCATGCCCTGCGGCGCGGTACTGAAGGCACTGCTAAAGCGCTGTTGGCTAAGGCGCAATTGGTCTTCCACGGCTTTGCGGTCGCTGATGTCCCAGATAAACCCGGAGATCCACTGCAGCTGGCCGTCGTTGTCATATTCGCCACGGCCTTTTTCACGCACCCAGACGCTGTGGCCATCGGCATGCAGCAGGCGATAGGTCAGTTCGAAGGATTCCTGACGTTCGACCGCGGCCACCGCGCGGTAGGTGATCGGCAGGTCATCGGGGTGTACCACGCTGGCGAAGCTGCGGATGCGGTTGTTGATGAAGTCATAGGCCGGGTAGCCGCTGAGGCTGTGGATCTCTTCGCTGAGGTAGCTCATCGACCAGTCCGCATCGTTGCGGCAGCGATAGACCGCCCCTGGCAGGTTGGCCACCAAGCCGCGGAAGCGACTCTCGCTCTTTTGCAGGGCTCGGGCGGTCTGCTGCAGTTCGTTGATGTCGCTGGCAATACCCAGGTAGCCGCTGATATGGCCCCGGCCATCGCGCATGGCACTGACGGTGAGGTTGACGGTACGCGGTTCGCCATTCTTGCGCAGGTAAGTCCACTGCCGCGTTTCCGGCTCGCCTTTGGCCGGGATGCAGGTGAGGACGGCAAAACCCTGGATGACCTGGCCTTCCTGCAGGCTGAGTTGGTGAGCGCGAGCCTGGATTTCGTCTTCGCGATGAAACAAAACAGGGCTGTGTTGGCCAATAACTTCGGCACTGCGGTAGCCCAGCAGGCGTTCGGCGCCGGAGTTAAACAGGGTAATCAGACCATCCAGATCGCTGGTGATGATGCTTACACCGGTGGCAGAGTCGAGTACGGCCTGGAGAAAGCGCCGAGCTTCGCGGGTCTGCTCTTCATGTTGCAGACGCTCCAGGGTGGCGCCGACCCAGCGGGCGAACAGGCGCATGAACTCTTCGTCAGCATCGTCGAAACTGCTGCGGGCGCTGCTGGCTGCAAAGCACAGGGTGCCAAAGCGTTGGCCGGCCACCCAGACGCTGGTGCCGATATAGCTTTCCAGCGCAAAAAGCGGGTAGCAGGGATGCGTGGCATGTTCGCTCTGACTCATGGCGGCGATGGCCAGTACGTCTGTACTGCGCAGGGCGATGCTGCAGTAAGTGTCGCCCAAGCTGAAACACTGGCCGTCCTGCAGGCCAGTGTGGGGGGATACCTGAACCATGACCCGGTAGGTGTCACCTTCAACTTGGCTGATGATGCCAATCGGCATGCCATAGAACGCGGCGCCCAGTTGCAGGGCCTGCCGCAGTTGCTCGTGGGTACTCAGTTTGGGCAGGGCGGCGATTTCATTGAGTGCATGTAGCGCGGCCTGTTGGCGTTGCATGTGCACTTGAGTCTGTTCGCGTTGCTGATCACGGCGCAGTGCTTCCAGGAGTTGGCCGAGGGTGGTCAACAGGGGTTGCAGCTGTACGGCAAAGTCAGCGCTGTAGCCGCCCTCGCGGTTGGCCAGGCCGAGCATGCCGAGCAGTTCGCCGTTGGCATGGATGGGCAGGCCGGCAAACGCCTGCAGCGCTGGGTGGCCGGACGGCAGGCCGCCGCTATGCGGGTGGTTGGCCGGATCATTGCTGATCAGCGCCTTGCCACTGCGGATGACCTGGCCGAACAGGTTGGCGAGGTTATGGAACTCCAGGCCAGCCGCTGCACGCATATCGTAGTCCGCGTGGCTGTGTTCATCCCAGGCGATGTTGCTGATGGCAAAGGTGCGCAAGAACGGGGCGCCTTGCGCATCGGCAAGGATTTCGCCGATAAAACCGAATTGGCTGGCTGTGAGGTCGAGAATCCGCTTGAGCAAGGCATCGAAGGCTTCGCGCTGGTTATGCGCATTGATATACGCCGCCTGTGCTTCGCTGATCAGGCCGAGCAACTTGCGCGAAGCTTCGCTTTGCTGATGCTTGTCCTGCAGTTCCTGATGATGGCGTCGCAGCAGCATCTGGCTGCTGTAGCGGGTTGCTTGCAGGAGCAATAACAGCAACGCTTCTGCTGCCAGCCAGGCGAGTAGCCACTTGCCCATCAGCCAGCGTTTTTCTTGTTGGTGATGGTCATGGAGTGCACTGATGTCGCGCCAGGTCAGGGCGACCACTGTCGGTGCATCGCCCGGCTGGGCGACGGCTGGATAGCGGTCGAGTGGCAGTTGATTGAGCAGGTATGTCTGCCCGTGGTCTTGCAGCAGTCGCAGGCTGTCGCCTGTGGCCGGTTCAGGCAGCAGATTGCGGCTTTGCCAGTGCTGCGCTTCGGGGCGTGAGAAACCTTCCAGGTACCAGGTCGGAGGCGTGCTGGATGCTCCCGCCGGGCGTTCAGCGGAGTATTCGCTCAAGGCCGCACGGGTCATGCGCAGGGCAATGCCTGCGCCTAGCTCGCGATCCAGCTGTTGCAGGTTGTGCGCCAGATTCAGGCTGATCTCCAGCGCCCCAATGGTCAATGGCGCCTGGTTGCCCTCGACCTGCAGCGGGATGATGGCGCGTGATACCAGGCCTTCTTCGGAATCCCCCAAACCACTCTTGCGGGTGGCCGACTGCAGGGCGTCAAGCAACATGCGCCGGGGGGCTTGCGGCTCGTCGGCAAAGCGTTCTGGCTGGTGTACGCGCAGCAATACTGTGCTATCGGCCAGGTGCAGGGTGAGGCTGAACGGGTGGCTCTGTTGCAGGTTACGCCAGCGTGGCGCCAGGCGTGCGAACAGTTGCCCGCGGATGTTTTGCAAGGCGCGCGCCTGGTCTTCAACCTGTGGATTCAGGGTTGCCGCCTCACGCACCAGTTCAACCAGCCAGGCATCCGCAACCAGGGTTTCGCCGAGCAGTTGCGCCTGGTGCTCCATGTTCTGTTGGGCACTGCGCAAGGCCAGGCGCTGCGCCTCATGCAGGTGGGTAAGCTGCATCTGCCAAAGCGCTTCACGCTCATTGATGGCGGCCGTGCCCAAGACAATGAACAGCAGCGCCAGGCTGAAACTGCCGAAACCGACGATCCAGTGGATCATCGAGGGCTTTACCTTTGTGTGCATCAATAGGCCCCGGGACGAATGACGCTGTTGCTCCCGTGATACACGGGTGGCTGGGCATTTTCCAGCTGTTCTGTGAGTGCAGCGGCCGGCTGCGGCCGACCGAAATGGTAGCCCTGGCCATGGTCACAGCCGAGCTGACGCAGCAACTCAAGCTGTTCCGCGCGTTCAATGCCCTCGGCCAAAATCTTTAGCCCCATGCTGTGACCGAGGGCGATTACTGCACGGGTAATGGCGATGTCGTCCTGGTCATCAGGCAAGCCGGCGACAAAACTCTGGTCAAGCTTGAGCTTGTGTACGGGCAAGCGCTTGAGGCGGGCGAGTGAGCTGTAGCCGGTCCCAAAGTCATCAATAGCCAGACGCACGCCCAGGTTACGCAGGCGTTCGAGTAGCCTGAGGGCGGTATCAGGATCATCCATCACCGCACTTTCGGTCACTTCAAGCTCCAGGCAGGCGGCGGGTAGACCGCTGTCGCTCAATACTTCAGCAACCCGCAGGTCCAGTTCGCCACGGCTGAACAGGCGGCTGGAAATGTTGACCGCAACAAACTGCAGGTTAATGCCCGCTGCCCGCCAGGCGACCATCTGTCGACAGCTCTGTTGCAGAACCCAGGCATCAATGGCGCTGATCAGGCCGGTTTCTTCGGCTATCGGGATGAACTCGCCAGGCCCGACCAAACCGCGTTGCGGGTGTTCCCAGCGCACCAGAGCTTCGACGCCGATCAGCTGCTGGCTATGCAGGCAGAGCAGTGGTTGGTAGTAGACCCGCAGTTCCTGGCTATCCAGCGCATGGCGCAGGGCGCTGGCCAGTTCGACGCGCTGGTGGGCATGGGCCGTCAGCTCCTGGCTGTAGAAGGCATAGCTCTCGCGGCCGCCACTTTTCGCCTTGAACAGCGCCGAGTCGGCATTGCGTAGCACCTGGGCGACATCCTGTGCATCTTCCGGGTATAGACAGATGCCAATACTGGCGGTCACAAACAGTTCGTGGTCAGCCACTTCGAAGCCGGTGGCCAGGCAGCTTTGCAGGCGCTGCGCCATAACCGCAGCCTGTTCGGCGCTTTGGCATTGTTCGTAAAGCAGGCCGAACTCGTCACCCCCGAGGCGGGCCAGGGTCATGCGCTTACCCAGTTGCTCGCTGAGTCTCTCCCCCACGGCTTTCAACAGCAGGTCACCGATGTTGTGGCCGAGGCTTTCGTTGATGTGCTTGAAGTGGTCGAGGTCGATCAATAGCACCGCCCCCGTGTGCTGGTCGCTGCGGTCGCGCTCCAGTGCGTGCTCGACCCGCTCGGTGAACAGCAGGCGGTTGGGCAGGTTGCTTAGCGGGTCGTGGTGGGCGAGGTAGTCCAGCTCACGCTGCGAGCGCTTGAGGGCGCTGATATCGGAAAACACGGCCACATAGTGGCTGATCTCGCCTTGCTCGTCATGAATCACCCGGATGCATTGCCACTGCGGGTAGATTTCGCCGTTCTTGCGGCGGTTCCACACTTCGCCACTCCAGGAGCCGCGTTGTTGCAGGGTATGCCACAGGTTGTCGTAGAAGCCTTTGTCATGACGGCCGGACTTCAGCAGGCTGGGTGATTGGCCGAGGATTTCCGCTTGTTCATAGCCGGTGATACGGGTAAAGGCCGGGTTGCAGTGAACGATACGCTGCTCGGCGTCGGTGACCAGTACGCCTTCCTGGGTGGCATCAAACACGGCAGCCGCCTGGCGCAGGCTGTCTTCATCACGGCGGCGCTGGGTGATGTCGCAGGCGGTGCCGATCAGTCGCTCGGCGTGTCCTGATGGATTGAACAACAGGCGGCCGCGGAACTGAATCCAGCGGTAGCTGTTATCGGCTTGGCGCAGGCGATAGTTGATCTCGTAGGGCGCCGGGTTGGATGCCTCCAGGCGCTGTTGCAAGGTGCGCTCGAAGGCCTCGCGATCATGCGGGTGCAGGTGTTCTAGCCATTGTGGCTGGTCGATCTCGCTGGGCGTGCCGAGCAACGCTGCGTAGCCGGGGGAGAAATACAGTTGATGGCTTTGCAGGTCCCAGTCCCACAGGCCGTCCTGGGCGGCATCCAATGCCTGTTGCAGGCGTTTCTCACTGTGCTGCAGGGCTTCGCGACTGCGTTGATGCTGACGGTGATGGGTGCGCAGGATGACAAACAGCAGAACGCCGGTCACGCCGACAAAGGCCAGGCCTTTTAACAGTTGCGCGCGCTCCAGCTGCTCAAGGGACAACCCCAGAGCGATCAGCTGGCTGTCACTGAATAATACCCAGAGGCTGGCCGCCAGGAGGTAGGCGAGGGTCAAACGCCAGGCACTAAAAGATGCAGTCATGGGCTACGGGTCAATCCATTGTCGGGGGCAGCAGTATAGAGGTTGGTCAGGGGGCGGCATTCTTATGCAAAAGACCAACTGGTTTTCTGATCCGGGTCAGGGATAATGTGTACAGATGTGCGCTAAAAAACCGCCATGTCTTTCCTTTTTTATGAGGCACGTGATCCATGTGGTACAACGGTTTTCTCGACTTGTCGATCTGGCAACTGATCGCGGTCACCCTGCTGCTGACGCATGTGACCATCGTCAGCGTCACGGTATACCTGCATCGCTACTCAGCGCATCGCGCCCTCGAATTGCATCCGGCGCTGAAACACTTCTTCCGCTTCTGGCTGTGGCTGACTACGGCGCAGAATACCCGCGAATGGACCGCGATTCATCGCAAGCACCACGCCAAATGCGAAACCGTCGATGACCCGCACAGCCCGGTAATCAAGGGCCTGAGCACCGTATTGCGCAAGGGGGCGGAGCTGTACCGCGAAGAAGCGCAGAACCCGGAAACCCTGCGGATTTACGGCAAGAACTGCCCCGAAGACTGGATCGAGCGCAACCTCTACTCGCGCTTCCCGGTTGGCGGCGTGGCGCTGATGGGGGCCATCGACCTGGCCCTGTTCGGCGCTGCCGGCATCACCATCTGGGCGGTACAGATGATGTGGATTCCGGTGTGGGCAGCGGGCGTGATCAACGGTCTCGGCCATGCTGTTGGCTATCGCAACTTCGAATGCCGCGATGCGGCGACCAATCTGCTGCCCTGGGGCATCCTGATCGGCGGCGAAGAACTGCACAACAACCATCACACCTACCCGAATTCGGCCAAGCTGTCGGTGAAGAAGTGGGAATTCGACATGGGCTGGTTCTGGATCAAGCTGTTCAGCTTGCTCGGCCTGGCTCAGGTGCAGCGTGTTGCGCCCATCGCTCACCGGGTCGAAGGCAAGCGCAGCCTGGACATGGACACCGCCATGGCCATCCTCAACAACCGTTTCCAGATCATGGCGCAGTACCGCAAGCTGGTGATCGCGCCGCTGGTCCAGCAGGAGCTGGCCAAGGCCGATGCCTCGGTGCGTCACCACTTCCATCGTGCCAAGCGCCTGCTCTCGCGGGAACCGAGCCTGCTCGATGAAGGCCACCAGGCGCGCATCCAGCGCATGCTGGAGCAGAGCCAGGCGCTCAAGGTGATTTACGAAAAGCGCCTTGCCCTGCAGCAGATCTGGGTGAAAACCAGCGCTAATGGCCACGAGATGCTTGAAGCCATCAAGCAATGGGTCACTGAGGCGGAAGCCAGCGGTATTCAGTCGCTGCGTGAGTTCGCTGAGCAACTGAAGACCTATTCATTGCGCCCGGCCGCTGTCTGAGTCG harbors:
- a CDS encoding NAD(P)/FAD-dependent oxidoreductase, whose translation is MFKQSAQHIGTYYAGTYPGAIPLRPRLQEALQCDVLIIGGGFSGLHSALRLALAGKKVVLLEASRLAWAASGRNGGQALPGWSCDMPPFEKALGLERARRLWDSMVWAAEEMRELPERHQFDIDYRTGAIYTAVLPRRVRQLQDSIEEAEHKYGYNQLSFIPKNELPQWIASPRYLAAVHDSGAAHLNPLKLAQGLADAIEKAGGKIFEQSKALSYQETADGYVARSEHGEVRSNVLVLACNAYIDKLDPQLSKRLLPVGSYQVATAPLDPELARSLFPRGTCAIDNQFVPDYFRVTPDNRLLFGGGCTYLGGIPKDVPAATRPYLERVFPQLRGVQIDYGWGGHIDCTMHRTPDVGRSGQKYWLQGFSGHGILPTLAAARAVSDAILGDADLLELYQGLSNPRFPGGDLLAAPIEAVGKAWYRLRDVI
- a CDS encoding GNAT family N-acetyltransferase; this translates as MNLTIRACNAAQLPTALLLEADPHLPYVQAYLADGHCYLAELDDLVVGLYVLQARGPGILELMNIAVDPNCQAQGIGTQLLQHALHSARQLGAMRLEVATGSFGHQLTFYQRAGLRVYAVEPDYFLRHYPEPLFEQGLQHKDRLRLAIDLN
- a CDS encoding diguanylate cyclase, which gives rise to MQQRLQQLSNAFAQRLHEELPALGRNAEGLLHSADPLEQQQHLQTLRDQLHKLAGAAGTFGFSSLGQRARELEQEADQWLETLQQEQQSLQDFSRSLQQLASQQFQAERQQEQAPQPFKTPRVNSSARRIYILEDQRAIGESMRLTLNNFGYQAEHFTRIAELDAALQKQLPDALIVDVNLPDEALTGLEYAANLQQRLDEPLPLLVITTQDDFATHLQAVRVGALGFFTKPVDIPQLENRLERCFAQQQGAPYRVLIIDDDRELASRFSLILRGANMLVEMLHEPAEIFSRMRSFNPEVVLLDVSMPGCTGPELAQIIRMNDDWLRVPIVYLSAETDINRQMNALIKAGDDFVTKPISDNALVAAVFSRAQRARLLSNALSRDSLTGLLKHADIKEQAAVELERAQRSGKPASVAMLDIDFFKKVNDSYGHAAGDNVIRALANLLRQRLRRIDSLGRYGGEEFLVVLPDCPSDQARRILDEIRQRFAELHFIANGLQFSVTLSAGISSTEDAPTGADDLLDKADRALYAAKHNGRNQVR
- a CDS encoding response regulator; translated protein: MPELQRILHVEDDPSIQAVAKLALEAVGGFQVLSCANGQDALDQLQDFAPDFILLDVMMPDMDGPQTLARIAQLIDINQVPVAFMTAKVQPAEIALYRSLGARDVIIKPFDPMQLAAQVRQIWSQAHE
- a CDS encoding PAS domain S-box protein, with amino-acid sequence MHTKVKPSMIHWIVGFGSFSLALLFIVLGTAAINEREALWQMQLTHLHEAQRLALRSAQQNMEHQAQLLGETLVADAWLVELVREAATLNPQVEDQARALQNIRGQLFARLAPRWRNLQQSHPFSLTLHLADSTVLLRVHQPERFADEPQAPRRMLLDALQSATRKSGLGDSEEGLVSRAIIPLQVEGNQAPLTIGALEISLNLAHNLQQLDRELGAGIALRMTRAALSEYSAERPAGASSTPPTWYLEGFSRPEAQHWQSRNLLPEPATGDSLRLLQDHGQTYLLNQLPLDRYPAVAQPGDAPTVVALTWRDISALHDHHQQEKRWLMGKWLLAWLAAEALLLLLLQATRYSSQMLLRRHHQELQDKHQQSEASRKLLGLISEAQAAYINAHNQREAFDALLKRILDLTASQFGFIGEILADAQGAPFLRTFAISNIAWDEHSHADYDMRAAAGLEFHNLANLFGQVIRSGKALISNDPANHPHSGGLPSGHPALQAFAGLPIHANGELLGMLGLANREGGYSADFAVQLQPLLTTLGQLLEALRRDQQREQTQVHMQRQQAALHALNEIAALPKLSTHEQLRQALQLGAAFYGMPIGIISQVEGDTYRVMVQVSPHTGLQDGQCFSLGDTYCSIALRSTDVLAIAAMSQSEHATHPCYPLFALESYIGTSVWVAGQRFGTLCFAASSARSSFDDADEEFMRLFARWVGATLERLQHEEQTREARRFLQAVLDSATGVSIITSDLDGLITLFNSGAERLLGYRSAEVIGQHSPVLFHREDEIQARAHQLSLQEGQVIQGFAVLTCIPAKGEPETRQWTYLRKNGEPRTVNLTVSAMRDGRGHISGYLGIASDINELQQTARALQKSESRFRGLVANLPGAVYRCRNDADWSMSYLSEEIHSLSGYPAYDFINNRIRSFASVVHPDDLPITYRAVAAVERQESFELTYRLLHADGHSVWVREKGRGEYDNDGQLQWISGFIWDISDRKAVEDQLRLSQQRFSSAFSTAPQGMALVSLQGQWLEVNEVLCSMLGYSREQLQRTSFQQITHPDDLDADLQHVEELLAGEVNTYQMEKRYLDSQGRIIWVLLSVSLVRDSNDQPVHFVVQIQDFNERIATEMAIREREDYLRALLDNVLDAIITIDQQGYIETFNHAAERIFGYSHLEVSGHRATLLLPEPQRSMRARYLSHFLKTGIQQMLGKEIELTALRSNGETFTIELAISQISHQGERRFIAVIRDIEERKRIERMKNEFVSTVSHELRTPLTAIAGSLGLVNGGALGAVPAGMQQMLQIAQDNSQRLNLLINDLLDMEKLVAGKMFFELRPEPLQPLLEQAIEENQPYAEHFRVQLKLQTEATPAVVQVDRLRLAQVLANLLSNAAKFSPAGQTVDVQVTHQGQQVRVSVSDHGPGVPENFQSRIFSKFSQADATDTRQKGGTGLGLAISKEIIERMDGRIGFDSPPGQGATFWFELTNLAAEPTPESLSSAENT
- the dibA gene encoding phosphodiesterase DibA — protein: MTASFSAWRLTLAYLLAASLWVLFSDSQLIALGLSLEQLERAQLLKGLAFVGVTGVLLFVILRTHHRQHQRSREALQHSEKRLQQALDAAQDGLWDWDLQSHQLYFSPGYAALLGTPSEIDQPQWLEHLHPHDREAFERTLQQRLEASNPAPYEINYRLRQADNSYRWIQFRGRLLFNPSGHAERLIGTACDITQRRRDEDSLRQAAAVFDATQEGVLVTDAEQRIVHCNPAFTRITGYEQAEILGQSPSLLKSGRHDKGFYDNLWHTLQQRGSWSGEVWNRRKNGEIYPQWQCIRVIHDEQGEISHYVAVFSDISALKRSQRELDYLAHHDPLSNLPNRLLFTERVEHALERDRSDQHTGAVLLIDLDHFKHINESLGHNIGDLLLKAVGERLSEQLGKRMTLARLGGDEFGLLYEQCQSAEQAAVMAQRLQSCLATGFEVADHELFVTASIGICLYPEDAQDVAQVLRNADSALFKAKSGGRESYAFYSQELTAHAHQRVELASALRHALDSQELRVYYQPLLCLHSQQLIGVEALVRWEHPQRGLVGPGEFIPIAEETGLISAIDAWVLQQSCRQMVAWRAAGINLQFVAVNISSRLFSRGELDLRVAEVLSDSGLPAACLELEVTESAVMDDPDTALRLLERLRNLGVRLAIDDFGTGYSSLARLKRLPVHKLKLDQSFVAGLPDDQDDIAITRAVIALGHSMGLKILAEGIERAEQLELLRQLGCDHGQGYHFGRPQPAAALTEQLENAQPPVYHGSNSVIRPGAY